One Pseudobutyrivibrio xylanivorans genomic window, GATTTTTTTAAGATGGATCTGAACTCTCTTCCAAAGAATGCATCCTCACTTAAATTCAGCAAGCACAACGCCCACATCATGTCCCTGTGCCTTACGTTCCATGTCAATCTCGGACTGTCTTTGAGAAAAACAAGACAGGCATTATCTGATTTGTATGGGATATCTATATCTCATCAGCAGGTTGCTAACTACTGTAAGACAGCTGCCATCTGTATAAAACCTTTTGTTGACAATTACCCTTATGAGAAAGGCAATGTCTTTGCTGCGGATGAAACGTACATAAAGGTGCGCGGCATCAAAGGTTATGTCTGGCTTATTCTGAATGCTGCTACCAGAGCCATCATCGGTTATCAGGTATCTGACAACCGTGGCGTAGGTCCATGCATCCTTGCAATGAGAATGGCATTCAAAGGTATGTCTGAGCTTCCCAAAAATTTCAAGTTTATCGCTGATGGGTATAGTGCGTATCCGCTTGCAGCCCAACAGTTCTTTAGGCAGTTCGGTGACAGATTCAAGTTTGAGATCACACAGGTCATCGGTCTCCAGAACAACGATGAAGTGTCCAAAGAATACCGCCCTTTTAAACAGATGATTGAGCGTCTTAACCGCACCTATAAGGCATCTTATCGAATCACTAATGGGTTTGATAACTACGATGGCGCTAACTATGATCTGACTTTGTGGGTTGCCTACTATAACTTCCTGAGGCCTCATAAGTTCAATGACTTCAAACCACCAGTAGTTGATGACATACTATCCAAAGCTGAGAACATGCCTGCCAAGTGGCAGCTCATGATTTACTTTGGTCAGCAAAAAATCATGGAACTTCAGGCAGCCAGCTGATTGTTCTTAGATTCTGAGCCTGAGGTAATAACCCAGCCACCGCTTCAGCGGCTTGCCCTTGATGGCACAAAAAATAACTGCTACACTGCTGAAATCGACGGAGAAAATCTAATTGTTCTTGAGTTCTTCGCCGTCGGTGATTAACCTACAGCAGTTATTTTTTGTGCTGTCAAGGGTGGCGTCAGGTTACCACAACCTACATATCTACATTTTCAAGGTTCAATCTGAGCCTATTTTTTTGACCCAGTTTTTTCATAGATCATTTGACACTATCGTCTATAACCTCTCATGTATTTATTTGAACATTTGAATATCTGTTCATATGTTGATATAAATATAACTCCATAAAATAAAAAAGTCAACATAAAAAATGCCCAGTTGCACTCTCAAGTTTTGAAAGCAACTAGGCATTAATTGTTACTATTCACAGTCAATGTCATTTAGTTAAGGGGAAAGAAAGTGCGTTATTGAAGATGAATTAAGGTGTTTCCTAGAGTTTCATCGTTAAAATTAGGATGAAACATAATAATTGAGTAAAGAAGAGCACGCAAAATAGACAGATTTTCATCTGCCTCATAAAGATGTATACTACTTATGATCTTTTAGAACCTGTAAGCAAAGCTGACAGGTATTTGGAATCTATGCTGGCGGGCATAATTCCTACCAGGCCTGATGGGGAGTATGTTCTGCCTAATCAGGCCTTCTATATTTGGTGGGGAATCTCCATTTTTTATGCGGATAAAGTAATGACATGCATTGAATGCCACTGTGAAATTGACTTGATATTCATACTTTCGCTTTGCCCTTTTGAAAACTACATGTTGAGTGATTACTGAGCAGAAATTGTAAAGAATTAGTTTGGCCCAAATTTCATGCTCTATATACTCTCTTTTTTTAGATCGAAAATTACCAGTTCCGAGGATGTGTTTGAGCTCCCTGAAAGATGTTTCAATTCCCCAGCGTAAGTTATAGAGATCTTTTATATCATCTGCGGAGAATTCTTCAACAGGAAGATTAGTCACTATGTTTTCGTAGGAAGGATCAGTTATCTTGAAGCGTAGAACACGAAGAGTTATTTCGTATTCATCTTTTGATCCTTCAGGAAGATAGTCAAACCTAACAGCTTTGCATATATACCTGTACGCATCAGGTTTATCTGGTTGCTTTCTGTTTTTCTTCGAAGCTGAGCGAGTAAGAATTCGAGTTACACTTATATCAAGATCATCTGGAAGTTCATCGATGGAAGAACCGGTTAAACGCATCATGTTTTTGTCCTTTGCACGAATGAG contains:
- a CDS encoding DDE-type integrase/transposase/recombinase, whose protein sequence is MNIILYLLEIIHQLYQQNCWLINFICRYIPLKQWAFDDSHSPKYQKFKVDELPKIVYYHQDWDWKDLNNYYTQRYGKPVKPIKRRSECDIPEECSCPSCHAPQPYLYKNNGKAGQLMCKICQTTFTPEDNRFDKQLSLKCPHCQHTLVRIKDRKHFAIHKCVNPKCPYYLSNLKKVDKEDLSEENGKYKYKLHYIYREFSIDFFKMDLNSLPKNASSLKFSKHNAHIMSLCLTFHVNLGLSLRKTRQALSDLYGISISHQQVANYCKTAAICIKPFVDNYPYEKGNVFAADETYIKVRGIKGYVWLILNAATRAIIGYQVSDNRGVGPCILAMRMAFKGMSELPKNFKFIADGYSAYPLAAQQFFRQFGDRFKFEITQVIGLQNNDEVSKEYRPFKQMIERLNRTYKASYRITNGFDNYDGANYDLTLWVAYYNFLRPHKFNDFKPPVVDDILSKAENMPAKWQLMIYFGQQKIMELQAAS
- a CDS encoding IS4 family transposase, with protein sequence MNYSVTVKNYLMSDIDAMASTPEAYALNPGKDFTRHRKISFKDLVLLPITMEAGTMRHELYKYFNYQEDTLSNSAYCQQRNKLAPETFKSLLQRFNSHFPPAPYKDKYQLMAADGCTFTFTRNPEDTISFYGPDGKSTKGFNQIHTVALYDLISRYYVNAKIQPIKKKNEFKALAELIDEYEHHDLMPIFIADRGFFAYNVFAHAIENKSFFLIRAKDKNMMRLTGSSIDELPDDLDISVTRILTRSASKKNRKQPDKPDAYRYICKAVRFDYLPEGSKDEYEITLRVLRFKITDPSYENIVTNLPVEEFSADDIKDLYNLRWGIETSFRELKHILGTGNFRSKKREYIEHEIWAKLILYNFCSVITQHVVFKRAKRKYEYQVNFTVAFNACHYFIRIKNGDSPPNIEGLIRQNILPIRPGRNYARQHRFQIPVSFAYRF